The genomic DNA GGTAAAAACAAAAGGCGTGGACAGCACCCTGTCTCTAAATAGCGAAATGCGGGAAAGCATGAAAAATCTTGCAAACAAGAAACAATGTATAGTTACAGCTTCCGGAGAAAATGACTTTATCACAAACGGCAGCGAATCCTGGCTAACGAAAAACGGTCACCATGTCATGACAAAAGTCACAGGTACCGGCTGCGGCTTATCAGCAGTAACAGGAGCATTCTGCTCCGTACTTCCTGAAAATAAACTTAAAGCCTGTGTTGCAGCCAGTGCACTTTTTTCAGCTTGCGGAGAAAAAGCTGCAAAAATATCGGATAAACCGGGTAGCTTTATAACTGCTTTCCTCGACACACTCTATACCTGCGACGATGAAGATGTTCTGAAAAGTATGAATATAGTTCAACTTGGCACTACCTGACATTTTTCATCAGTCACTTAAAAATCTGCAGCTCTCAAAAGCTGGCACCCTACCGTTTTTAAAAGAGCAATGACAATAGCTGGACGTTATTGGTGAGATAGGGAAGTGGGGAAGTAGAGAAATAGAGGCAAACATTGAATAAATGTATCTAAGCACACTACAAAAAACTGTCACCTCGACCGAAGCGGAGAGGTCTCTTGTCAAACAGCTATTTTCATACCACCCCTGCCCCCTCCTATATTAGGAGGGGAACGGGTCTCTCCCCCTACTTTAGGGGGAGATAAAGAGGGGGTACA from Flexistipes sp. includes the following:
- the thiM gene encoding hydroxyethylthiazole kinase, translated to MYETVKSCIEKIRGKNPLIHNITNYVVMNSTANILLAIGASPVMAHSIDEVEEIASVSSAVILNIGTIQHSWLESMILAGKTANKNSIPVVLDPVGSGATKLRTEAVKRIFDEVKIDVFRGNTSEIMSVISEGVKTKGVDSTLSLNSEMRESMKNLANKKQCIVTASGENDFITNGSESWLTKNGHHVMTKVTGTGCGLSAVTGAFCSVLPENKLKACVAASALFSACGEKAAKISDKPGSFITAFLDTLYTCDDEDVLKSMNIVQLGTT